From the genome of Schistocerca piceifrons isolate TAMUIC-IGC-003096 chromosome 6, iqSchPice1.1, whole genome shotgun sequence:
GTCAACGCGATCTCTCCAGCCTCTCCCAGCTACTGCAGTTAGTATGAGAAACACAAAGCATCTGTTTCCTTATTGCAAACCAAGTCACAAGGCTGAGTGGTTCCCATAAATTTTCTTCTCAGCCTGCAAAATCTGAAGAAGCCTCAACAATTGAAGCTGGATTCTTCGAGGAGGTCCTCGTAATAGGAACTGTGGACCCTGTGTCCTACTCTGCAGTGCTGACCATTACACTACTGAGTCGGCTCCCCATTATATGTGAATGCAAATGCCTCTTCAGATTGCCAAACTGAGTGAAGCCTTTCCCACAAACTCCACATTCATGGGGTTTCTCCCCCGTGTGTGACCGCATGTGGACTTTAAGAACACTAGGTCTAGGAAACGTTTTGTTACACACATCACACTTGTATGCGTTCTCCCCCGTGTGGGATCGTTTGTGGCTTGTCAGACTGCCATGGACAGTATAACACTTTCCGCAAATGTCGCACACGTATGGCTTCTCCCCTGCATGTGAGCGCATATGTCTCTTTTGTTTGCCGGAATCGGGGAACGATTTTCCACAAACATCACATTTGAATGGCTTCTCACCTGTATGCGTACGGTTGTGGACATTCAGATGAGCTGTTTTCGCAAAAGTCTTTCCACAGATGCCACAAATGTAGGGCCTCTCACCGGTGTGTTTACGCATATGGTATTTCAACTGACAAGGTTTAGGGAAGGACTTTCCACATTCATTACAAGGATAGCTTTTCTCTCCAGTACGTGAACGCCTCTTCTTTTTCAAAGCAAGTCTCAATCTCGATAAAGTACTGTCATGTTCACTATAGTTGCTGTTCCACAACTTGTTACCATCACACTCTGACTCTTCTGGTAATGTGGTGTAATTTGAGTCATCCGTCAGGTAAGCAGGAGTTTCTGCGTGGAGGGCTGCTTCTTCCACTGGAACACTGTTGTCATCAGCAGCAGGATTCGGCGGCCTAGTGAATGCCACAAATCAGTTCAAAGATACATGTTTAAAATAATTTAATTGTTTGTAAATGGGGGAAAAGTTACTTCACTGAACATAAGTTGCTATATGCGATCACTACTATTTTGTTATTCATGACTGATGGGATACATGAAAACATCAATAACACTGCAAAAAATGAATGCCAATAACTACTACAGTAAGCAACACACATTTATGCTACCACTAAGGGAAACAGGAAAATGACTCCATCACTGGCAaatgtatttaaaaaggtttatgcACATTTGTAGGAGACAAGGAGAACATTACAAAAGCCACTAATCTTTAAGTTGAACACTGTCACAGTATACTGCAAGTTTTTACTTGCAACTTCCAATGTTGTGTACACTAActgcaatcatcatcatcatcatcatctgctaaattgtgtgtgtgtgtgtgtgtgtgtgtgtgtgtgtgtgtgtgtgtctcagagagagagagagagagagagagagagagagagagagagagagagagagagagagagagagagagatattcaggCTGGGCAAGAAAGATATAGAGGGTAAGAACTGGCATGGAGTGATGAGAGTAGGTGGGATAAGATGGGAGGAAGTGGAAGGGAGAGAGTGGATGTTGTTTGTACCTGGGCCTATGAGAATGAGTTGAGGCttgttttttgggggaggagaccagacagcgaggtcatcggcctcatcggattaggaaaggatggggaaggaagtcagccgtgccctttgaaaggaaccatcccagcatttttgcagcgatttagggaaatcaccctaGGAGAATGGGAAGGATTAAAGTGGGTAGGGGCGATATATGAGGTAGAAACGTAAGTACTGAAGaataagagagaaaaagaaatgtgaGGGGAATGGAAGTGTTAGAGGGAGGCTGTAGAAAATATAGGAGAAACTGAGGAGAGTGGGCCTAACAAAACAAGCAGAGTATTAAAAACAGATCATAACAAAATGGCACCTACAAAAACGTGTAGTGGCACAAGACTCTAGAAAAACAAGTTAACATCTAAGGGCACCCatacctgaggggggggggggggggggggcatggggggATGAGGGGGGGAGGCATGGGGGGGGGCTGCAGGGAAAggaagaaatatacagggtgtcccagtaaAGTTGAGACAAACTTCAAAGGATTGCAgacggtgtcttgaggaacaaatcgaggataagaAGTCATGTCCAGAAAAATCATAGTGCTGAAGTTACATGAGCCAGCAAATGCCACCTCTTCAGCCGTAAATGCGACGTTGTACCCCGGTGGAAAACAGGTGGAACATCTCGCAACAATGTTTGTTATTCAGCGattgccacgatcaccagtggaaaagatggagctacaatcatgctcataaattaaagataatgctgatacatggtgaaacaacactctggtgggcagtttgcaggtttaaatcacctcggcatATGACCatatggtgcatttgacctgcggtcgtcgcacggtggcgctggcagcagtccacatacgcagaggtgtgtgggtgcatgtcagagtacagtgaagcgagtaagtgtgcgaatgttttcagacatgctaatagtgactgtgtgttcaaaatggctcaaagaacacatattgatgacgttatgaggggtagaatactagggtgactggaggctggtcaaacacagcaggtcgtagcacgggaccTCCATGTgccgcaaagtgtgatctcaagattatggcaacaattccagcagacaggaaaagtgtccaggtgccacagtacgggacgtccacagtgtacaacaacgccacaagaagactgatatctcaccatcagtgccgcagacagccacggagtactgcagatagccttgctcgggaccttaccgcagccactagaacagttgtctccaaacacacagtctacagtctggtttatttgcctggagacctgcaagatgcactccacagacccctggtcacaggagagcccgtaaagcctggtgtcaagaactcaGTACATGGTcagtggaacagtggtcccaggttatgttcacggatgagtccaggtataatctgaacagtgaatctcgtcgggttttcatctggcgtgaaccaggaatcatatattaaccccttaatgtccttgaaaggaacctgtatggaggtcctggtttgatggtgtggggtgggattatgactggtgcacgtacacccctgcatgtctgacagaggaactgtaacaggttggTGTACagggacgtcatttttcaccagtatgtccaccttttcaggggtgcagtgggtcccaccttcctcctgatggatgataacacatggccccaccgagctgccaccatggaggagtaccttgaaacagaagatatcaggcgaatggagtggcctgcctattctccagacctaaaccccattgagcacgtctggcaTGCTCTCGGTCAActtatcgctgcatgtcttcaaactccTAAGACACTTGAGAAgcaccgacaggcactggtgcaagaatgggaggctacaccccagcagctgctcgaccacctgatccagagtatgtcaacctgttgtgcggcctgtgtatgtgtgcatggtaatcatatcccatattgacgtcggggtacatgcacaggaaaagtggcattttgtagcacatgtattttgggacggttttctcaacttatcaccaataccgtggacttacagatctgtgtcgtgtgtgttccctatgtgcctacgctattagtgccagttttgtgatgtgccacgttgtgtggcacgacattctacaattatccttaatttatgagtatgagtctAGCAGGTGTGGAGAAAATGTAGTTAGCATATgagtagaaaggccttgtctcctatcaATTGTCAGTCCCTGCTGCCTTAGTGGATGACTGAAACAGACACAGTTTCCATCTGCAGTTAATTTTTCTGCTGTACACTGAAAAACTTTGGAGATTTAACAGGGGTACGTCAGCATGCAAATTCAcatttgctgctgaaggggtggcctGGTGGCAGGTGGTGGTGCTTAAaactttgacactctgtagcgtcACTGGACTATGTTTCCCAACACAGACACCCTTCACAACCCCTcaaagtttgtcacaacatttcgGGGAGGCACCCTGTAGAATAGTAAGGTGTttctatttcaaaaaaatgttttacatgtcTATATTACCTAGGTTTTAACAGCatcggaactggaactttttttgtggctacttacaagtcactaa
Proteins encoded in this window:
- the LOC124802504 gene encoding zinc finger protein 135-like, with the translated sequence MEHVGLHTTQVSENMSEDQQKPKVAETEELPVTQPFEFVCVKEEQPEEDYEVKPVASEVCSVVFHDSEERSQQHIKGEEEGEGEEVHHSEDRDSVHERPPNPAADDNSVPVEEAALHAETPAYLTDDSNYTTLPEESECDGNKLWNSNYSEHDSTLSRLRLALKKKRRSRTGEKSYPCNECGKSFPKPCQLKYHMRKHTGERPYICGICGKTFAKTAHLNVHNRTHTGEKPFKCDVCGKSFPDSGKQKRHMRSHAGEKPYVCDICGKCYTVHGSLTSHKRSHTGENAYKCDVCNKTFPRPSVLKVHMRSHTGEKPHECGVCGKGFTQFGNLKRHLHSHIMGSRLSSVMVSTAE